A section of the Hevea brasiliensis isolate MT/VB/25A 57/8 chromosome 17, ASM3005281v1, whole genome shotgun sequence genome encodes:
- the LOC110642967 gene encoding EIN3-binding F-box protein 1, translating to MPALVNYTGDDEFYPGVSFRANPIDLGRLYSIGSHVDIYSPPCKRARISSPFLCGIAELEQNKQPSIDVLPDECLFEIFRRIPGGKERSACACVSKRWLMLLSSIRRAEICKSNSTAADSETTVNVSDDVEMVSCDQNGEIGGDGYLTRSLEGKKATDMRLAAISVGTSGRGGLGKLLIRGSNSVRGVTNVGLSAIARGCPSLRALSMWDVPSVGDEGLFEVAKECHLLEKLDLCNCPSISNKGLIAIAENCPNLNSLNIESCPKIGNEGLQAIGKYCLKLQSISIKDCPLVGDNGVSTLLSSSTSVLTRVKLQALSITDFSLALIGHYGKAVTNLVLSSLQHVSEKGFWVMGNARGLQKLSSLTVSSCRGITDVSLETMAKGCTNLKQMCLRKCCFVSDNGLISFVKAAGSLESLQLEECNRVTQSGIVGAISNCRTKLKALSLVKCMGIKDVASGMLVSSPCSSLRTLSIRNCPGFGSASLALVGKLCPQLQHVDLSGLCAITDSGLLPLLESCEAGLVNVNLSGCMNLTDKVVSALAGLHGGTLELLNIDGCRKITDASLVSIAKNCLFLSDLDMSKCAVSDCGIAVLSSADQLNLQVLSLSGCSEVSNKSFPFLKKLGRTLVGLNLQNCSSISSSTIELLVESLWRCDILS from the exons ATGCCTGCTCTCGTTAACTACACTG GAGATGATGAATTCTATCCTGGGGTGTCTTTTCGTGCAAATCCAATCGACTTGGGTCGATTATATTCAATTGGCTCCCATGTGGATATATACAGCCCTCCCTGTAAGCGGGCCCGCATTAGTTCCCCATTTCTTTGTGGAATCGCCGAACTCGAGCAGAATAAGCAGCCATCAATTGACGTTCTTCCAGATGAATGCCTCTTTGAGATCTTCAGGCGCATCCCTGGAGGCAAAGAGAGGAGTGCCTGTGCTTGTGTCTCCAAGCGCTGGCTTATGCTATTGAGCAGTATCAGGAGGGCTGAAATTTGCAAGAGCAATAGCACAGCTGCAGACAGCGAGACAACAGTTAATGTTTCTGATGATGTTGAAATGGTTTCTTGTGATCAAAATGGGGAAATTGGGGGCGATGGGTACCTGACAAGGTCTTTGGAAGGGAAGAAAGCAACAGATATGAGACTTGCTGCAATCTCTGTTGGAACTAGCGGCCGTGGGGGGTTAGGCAAGCTTCTTATTCGGGGAAGCAACTCTGTTCGTGGAGTCACCAACGTTGGTTTATCAGCAATAGCTCGTGGTTGCCCATCTTTGAGGGCTCTTTCTATGTGGGATGTGCCTTCTGTTGGGGATGAAGGTCTATTTGAGGTGGCCAAAGaatgccatttgttggaaaagcTTGACCTTTGCAATTGTCCTTCAATATCCAACAAAGGTTTGATTGCAATTGCTGAGAACTGTCCTAACTTGAATTCTTTGAACATTGAATCTTGTCCAAAGATAGGTAATGAGGGCTTACAAGCTATTGGGAAGTATTGTCTCAAGCTGCAGTCCATCTCTATTAAAGACTGCCCTCTTGTTGGGGATAATGGAGTATCAACTTTATTGTCATCATCTACATCTGTATTAACTAGAGTGAAGCTTCAGGCATTGAGCATCACAGATTTCTCTCTTGCCTTAATCGGGCACTATGGAAAGGCTGTGACCAATCTTGTCCTCAGTAGTCTACAGCATGTGAGTGAGAAGGGCTTTTGGGTCATGGGTAATGCTCGAGGTTTGCAGAAATTGTCGTCTTTGACAGTTTCTTCTTGTCGGGGGATAACAGATGTGAGTCTTGAAACAATGGCAAAGGGCTGTACAAACCTGAAGCAGATGTGCCTTCGTAAATGTTGCTTTGTGTCAGACAATGGGCTGATCTCTTTTGTCAAAGCTGCAGGATCTCTTGAGAGCCTGCAATTGGAAGAGTGTAACAGGGTTACCCAATCAGGGATTGTTGGTGCAATCTCCAACTGCCGGACAAAGTTGAAAGCTCTTAGCCTTGTGAAATGCATGGGAATTAAAGATGTAGCGTCAGGAATGCTAGTGTCCTCTCCTTGTAGCTCTCTTCGGACCCTGTCCATTAGAAACTGCCCAGGATTTGGCAGCGCTAGTTTGGCTTTGGTGGGCAAGTTGTGCCCTCAGCTTCAGCATGTAGATCTCAGTGGCCTCTGTGCAATTACAGATTCAGGGCTTCTCCCACTTTTGGAGAGTTGTGAGGCAGGACTTGTCAATGTGAATCTTAGCGGCTGCATGAATTTGACCGACAAAGTAGTTTCAGCCTTGGCTGGGCTACATGGTGGAACTCTTGAATTGCTGAATATCGATGGTTGCAGGAAGATTACTGATGCCAGCTTGGTGTCAATTGCAAAAAATTGTTTGTTTCTTAGTGATCTAGATATGTCGAAGTGTGCAGTGTCTGATTGTGGAATTGCAGTCCTGTCTAGCGCAGATCAGCTCAATCTTCAAGTCCTTTCCCTCTCTGGTTGTTCTGAAGTATCAAATAAGAGCTTCCCTTTCCTAAAGAAATTGGGCAGGACCTTGGTGGGTTTGAATCTTCAAAACTGCAGTTCTATCAGCAGCAGCACAATTGAGCTGCTTGTGGAGAGCTTGTGGAGATGTGATATCCTTTCCTAA